A stretch of Canis lupus baileyi chromosome 7, mCanLup2.hap1, whole genome shotgun sequence DNA encodes these proteins:
- the LOC140636380 gene encoding dnaJ homolog subfamily B member 6-like, which produces MEQSSPFKDTCTKIHGQVAIDGAGKIARDQMTKYFLCSAKEYDLYLKADGTLGVILYVGKSNVNKNKTKIFCQIAEAYEVLSDAKKRDIYDRYGKGGLNGGGGGGLHFDTPFEFGFTFRNPDDVFREFFGGRDPFSFDFFEDPFEDFFGSRRGPRGGRNRGTGSFFSAFGGFPSFGGGFSSFDTGFTSFASPGHGGLTSFSSTTFGGSGMGKFKSISTSTKMVNGRKITTKRIVENGEERVEVEENGQLKSLTINGKEQLLRLDNK; this is translated from the exons ATGGAGCAAAGCAGCCCTTTTAAAGACACATGTACGAAGATCCATGGTCAGGTAGCAATTGATGGTGCTGGGAAGATAGCCAGGGACCAGATGACAAAGTACTTTTTATGCTCTGCTAAGGAGTATGATCTTTATCTGAAGGCTGATGGAA cactgggtgttatactgtatgttggcaaatcaaacgtcaataaaaacaaaacaaaaatattttgccaaataGCTGAGGCGTATGAGGTGTTATCAGATGCAAAAAAACGGGACATCTATGACAGATACGGCAAAGGAGGACTAaatggtggaggtggaggtggactTCATTTTGACACTCCATTTGAGTTTGGCTTCACATTCCGTAACCCAGATGATGTCTTCAGGGAATTTTTTGGTGGAAGGGACCCGTTTTCCTTTGACTTCTTTGAAGACCCATTTGAGGACTTCTTTGGGAGCCGAAGAGGCCCCCGTGGGGGCAGGAACCGAGGCACGGGGTCGTTCTTCTCCGCCTTCGGTGGATTTCCGTCTTTTGGAGGagggttttcttcttttgataCAGGATTTACTTCCTTCGCATCGCCAGGTCACGGGGGCCTCACTTCGTTCTCTTCCACGACATTTGGTGGTAGTGGGATGGGCAAGTTCAAATCTATATCCACTTCTACTAAAATGGTTAATGGCAGAAAAATCACTACAAAGAGAATTGTAGAGAATGGTGAAGAAAGAGTAGAAGTTGAAGAGAACGGCCAGTTAAAGTCCTTAACGATAAATGGTAAGGAGCAGCTGCTACGCTTGGATAACAAGTAA